One genomic region from Salvia hispanica cultivar TCC Black 2014 chromosome 2, UniMelb_Shisp_WGS_1.0, whole genome shotgun sequence encodes:
- the LOC125208615 gene encoding THUMP domain-containing protein 1 homolog isoform X1, with amino-acid sequence MAPDHKSNPNKKRKNYLPQYKPVKKGSYPLRPGVEGFFITCDGGREHQAANEAINVIESFYEELVDDDDAELRVEHTELPKKPSNKIIKFASDSSGSDNDDDDDDKDADKVDAKDINNLETGEDNDQNAVASTDNGNDELNDQNAVASTDNGNDELRLETENVVPSENQALTEEKKPEKQDIKESETPENQDNKEAEALGPPAKRQCTDADAANNGTLSKKVETKSVDKLIEAELAELGDKSKRRFCKLDTGCNGVIFIQMRKREGDPSTKDIVHRMMTSLAVTKKHVSRFLLRLLPVEVSCYPSDEEIRRAIKPVIEKYFPVETEKPRKFSVLYDARANTGINRAKVIDAVAKCVPSIHKVDLANPDISIMVQIVKTVCLIGVVEKYKEFAKYNLRQLSSPSNEE; translated from the exons ATGGCGCCCGACCACAAATCCAATccaaacaagaaaagaaagaattacCTCCCCCAATAT AAGCCAGTGAAAAAGGGTTCTTACCCATTGCGCCCGGGAGTTGAGGGATTCTTTATAACGTGCGATGGTGGGAGGGAGCACCAGGCAGCAAACGAAGCTATCAATGTCATTGAATCc TTCTATGAGGAGTTGgtggatgatgatgatgcgGAGTTAAGAGTTGAGCACACAGAATTACCTAAGAAGCCTtcaaacaaaatcataaaattcgCATCGGATTCTTCTGGCAGCGACAACGATGACGATGACGATGACAAAGATGCCGATAAAGTTGATGCAAAGGATATAAACAATCTAGAGACTGGGGAGGACAACGACCAAAATGCTGTTGCCTCAACTGACAATGGAAATGATGAGTTAAACGACCAAAATGCTGTTGCCTCAACTGACAATGGAAATGATGAGTTAAGACTTGAAACTGAGAATGTTGTGCCTTCCGAGAATCAAGCACTTACAGAGGAAAAGAAACCTGAGAAACAAGATATCAAAGAATCTGAGACACCTGAGAATCAAGATAACAAAGAAGCTGAGGCTCTGGGGCCACCGGCTAAGAGGCAATGCACCGATGCAGATGCTGCAAACAATGGAACCTTGTCCAAAAAGGTTGAGACCAAATCTGTTGATAAGTTGATTGAAGCTGAGCTGGCAGAACTGGGAGATAAGAGCAAG AGGCGTTTTTGTAAACTTGACACTGGTTGTAATGGTGTTATCTTCATACAAATgcgtaagagagaaggagatcCCAGCACAAAAGATATCGTGCATCGCATGATGACTTCTCTTGCTGTAACCAAGAAACACGTCTCGAG GTTTCTTTTAAGGCTGCTTCCAGTTGAAGTATCATGCTACCCTTCAGATGAAGAAATCAGACGAGCCATCAAACCTGTCATCGAAAAGTATTTTCCTGTAGAAACTGAGAAACCGCGTAAG TTTTCAGTTCTGTATGATGCTCGTGCAAACACTGGCATCAATCGTGCAAAAGTTATCGATGCAGTTGCCAAATGTGTTCCATCTATTCATAAGGTCGATCTGGCGAACCCGGATATAAGTATTATGGTCCAAATTGTCAAG ACTGTTTGCTTGATTGGAGTTGTGGAGAAGTACAAGGAATTCGCAAAGTATAACTTGAGGCAGCTTAGCAGCCCCTCAAATGAGGagtaa
- the LOC125208615 gene encoding THUMP domain-containing protein 1 homolog isoform X2, with translation MAPDHKSNPNKKRKNYLPQYKPVKKGSYPLRPGVEGFFITCDGGREHQAANEAINVIESFYEELVDDDDAELRVEHTELPKKPSNKIIKFASDSSGSDNDDDDDDKDADKVDAKDINNLETGEDNDQNAVASTDNGNDELRLETENVVPSENQALTEEKKPEKQDIKESETPENQDNKEAEALGPPAKRQCTDADAANNGTLSKKVETKSVDKLIEAELAELGDKSKRRFCKLDTGCNGVIFIQMRKREGDPSTKDIVHRMMTSLAVTKKHVSRFLLRLLPVEVSCYPSDEEIRRAIKPVIEKYFPVETEKPRKFSVLYDARANTGINRAKVIDAVAKCVPSIHKVDLANPDISIMVQIVKTVCLIGVVEKYKEFAKYNLRQLSSPSNEE, from the exons ATGGCGCCCGACCACAAATCCAATccaaacaagaaaagaaagaattacCTCCCCCAATAT AAGCCAGTGAAAAAGGGTTCTTACCCATTGCGCCCGGGAGTTGAGGGATTCTTTATAACGTGCGATGGTGGGAGGGAGCACCAGGCAGCAAACGAAGCTATCAATGTCATTGAATCc TTCTATGAGGAGTTGgtggatgatgatgatgcgGAGTTAAGAGTTGAGCACACAGAATTACCTAAGAAGCCTtcaaacaaaatcataaaattcgCATCGGATTCTTCTGGCAGCGACAACGATGACGATGACGATGACAAAGATGCCGATAAAGTTGATGCAAAGGATATAAACAATCTAGAGACTGGGGAGGACAACGACCAAA ATGCTGTTGCCTCAACTGACAATGGAAATGATGAGTTAAGACTTGAAACTGAGAATGTTGTGCCTTCCGAGAATCAAGCACTTACAGAGGAAAAGAAACCTGAGAAACAAGATATCAAAGAATCTGAGACACCTGAGAATCAAGATAACAAAGAAGCTGAGGCTCTGGGGCCACCGGCTAAGAGGCAATGCACCGATGCAGATGCTGCAAACAATGGAACCTTGTCCAAAAAGGTTGAGACCAAATCTGTTGATAAGTTGATTGAAGCTGAGCTGGCAGAACTGGGAGATAAGAGCAAG AGGCGTTTTTGTAAACTTGACACTGGTTGTAATGGTGTTATCTTCATACAAATgcgtaagagagaaggagatcCCAGCACAAAAGATATCGTGCATCGCATGATGACTTCTCTTGCTGTAACCAAGAAACACGTCTCGAG GTTTCTTTTAAGGCTGCTTCCAGTTGAAGTATCATGCTACCCTTCAGATGAAGAAATCAGACGAGCCATCAAACCTGTCATCGAAAAGTATTTTCCTGTAGAAACTGAGAAACCGCGTAAG TTTTCAGTTCTGTATGATGCTCGTGCAAACACTGGCATCAATCGTGCAAAAGTTATCGATGCAGTTGCCAAATGTGTTCCATCTATTCATAAGGTCGATCTGGCGAACCCGGATATAAGTATTATGGTCCAAATTGTCAAG ACTGTTTGCTTGATTGGAGTTGTGGAGAAGTACAAGGAATTCGCAAAGTATAACTTGAGGCAGCTTAGCAGCCCCTCAAATGAGGagtaa
- the LOC125207736 gene encoding dof zinc finger protein DOF3.4-like, protein MMAATDTAERKATRSGQAPPPEPEHLPCPRCSSTNTKFCYYNNYNFSQPRHFCKACRRYWTHGGTLRDIPVGGGSRKNAKRSRSASAAAAGGHNVVFSHPPHHHDFRAFPAAAFPFAADHSAAGPFSVSGDAKICGSFTSLLNTQGAGLWALGGFGLGHGFEEVGFGLGRAVWPFPGVVEGGPAGGGSTVAGNTWQIESGESGYSNADYFALPDLAISTPGGSFMK, encoded by the coding sequence ATGATGGCTGCTACAGACACTGCCGAGCGAAAGGCAACGCGCTCAGGGCAAGCTCCGCCGCCTGAGCCGGAGCACCTCCCCTGCCCGCGCTGCTCCTCCACCAACACCAAGTTCTGCTACTACAACAACTACAACTTCTCCCAGCCGCGCCACTTCTGCAAGGCCTGCCGCCGCTACTGGACCCACGGCGGCACCCTCCGCGACATCCCCGTCGGCGGCGGCAGCCGCAAGAACGCCAAGCGCTCCCgctccgcctccgccgccgccgcgggGGGCCACAATGTCGTCTTCTCCCACCCGCCCCACCACCACGACTTCCGCGCCTTCCCCGCCGCCGCCTTCCCCTTCGCCGCCGATCACTCCGCCGCGGGGCCGTTCTCCGTCTCCGGCGACGCTAAAATCTGCGGGAGCTTCACCTCGCTGCTGAACACGCAGGGGGCCGGGCTCTGGGCTCTGGGCGGGTTCGGGCTGGGCCACGGGTTCGAGGAGGTGGGATTCGGGCTGGGGCGGGCTGTGTGGCCGTTTCCTGGGGTGGTTGAGGGGGGGCCCGCGGGCGGGGGGTCTACTGTGGCGGGGAACACGTGGCAGATTGAGAGTGGGGAGAGTGGATATAGCAACGCTGACTATTTTGCTCTGCCGGATCTTGCTATTTCCACACCGGGAGGAAGTTTTATGAAATGA
- the LOC125207905 gene encoding GDSL esterase/lipase At2g23540 has translation MALNLIHMVAMVLSVIISLGSFGISQTEDLTKGASFIFGDSLVDAGNNNYLPTLSRANIAPNGIDFKASGGTPTGRYTNGRTIGDIVGEELGQQHYALPFLAPNTTGRAILHGVNYASGGGGIMNATGRIFVNRLSMDIQVDYFNITRKQIDKLLGAANAKEYVTKRSIFSITIGSNDFLNNYLLPVISMGARITQSPNGFVDDLINHLRGQLTRLYKLDARKFVVGNVGPIGCIPYQKTINQLHETECVSLPNKLALQYNARLKDLLQELNENLKDATFVHADVYALVMELITNYDKYGFTTSSKACCGNGGQFAGIVPCGPTSSMCSDRSKHVFWDPYHPSEAANVIIAKQLVNGGEKYMTPMNLRQLRDL, from the exons ATGGCTTTGAACTTGATTCACATGGTGGCCATGGTTCTCTCAGTGATTATAAGTTTAGGCTCTTTTGGGATTTCCCAGACCGAAGATTTGACAAAAGGGGCTTCATTCATCTTCGGAGATTCGTTGGTAGATGCCGgcaacaataattatttaccGACGTTGTCGAGGGCCAACATTGCTCCTAATGGTATTGATTTCAAAGCTTCCGGTGGCACTCCCACCGGCCGCTACACCAATGGAAGAACCATTGGAGATATTGTTG GGGAGGAATTAGGGCAGCAACACTATGCCTTGCCATTTCTTGCTCCAAACACTACCGGAAGAGCCATCCTGCACGGTGTCAATTATGCATCGGGAGGCGGTGGAATCATGAATGCCACCGGAAGAATTTTT GTAAACAGGCTTTCAATGGACATCCAAGTTGATTACTTCAACATAACCAGGAaacaaattgataaattattggGTGCAGCAAATGCAAAAGAATACGTCACAAAAAGATCAATTTTCTCCATCACAATAGGCTCCAATGATTTTTTGAACAATTATCTCCTACCTGTGATTTCAATGGGTGCAAGAATCACACAAAGCCCAAATGGGTTCGTCGATGATCTCATCAATCACCTACGAGGCCAACTTACG AGACTTTACAAGCTTGATGCAAGGAAATTTGTGGTGGGAAATGTTGGACCAATTGGATGCATACCCTACCAAAAGACTATTAATCAACTTCATGAAACTGAATGTGTTTCACTACCAAACAAGCTTGCACTTCAGTACAACGCCAGATTGAAAGATCTTCTGCAAGAACTCAACGAAAACCTCAAAGATGCCACATTTGTCCATGCCGACGTCTATGCACTTGTCATGGAACTCATCACAAATTATGACAAATACG GATTTACAACTTCAAGCAAAGCTTGCTGTGGGAATGGTGGGCAATTTGCCGGTATAGTACCTTGTGGGCCAACATCGAGCATGTGTTCGGACCGGAGTAAGCATGTTTTCTGGGATCCTTACCACCCGAGCGAGGCTGCTAACGTTATAATTGCTAAACAGTTGGTGAATGGTGGTGAAAAATACATGACTCCGATGAATCTCAGGCAGCTTCGAGATCTTTGA
- the LOC125207865 gene encoding uncharacterized protein LOC125207865, whose product MVALRSSPLEIVEIPESERMEQCETVEEDDACGSEISDYELCREERIRENRERMQKLGIFSLSQKLNSPKSTPVRAYRKAPPLHSPPSAGPTRRSSRLQSSTPVSYCELRVEKKEKPYDILRGEGSTPEVYTEEHDKMLGSAEMSWTLSVDGYGKDGKRIYDPLKGKSCHQCRQKTLGQRTHCSNCNMIQGQFCGDCLYMRYGENVLEANANPDWICPVCRGICNCSLCRHAKGWPPTGILYKKVLNLGYKSVAHYLIQTRRAQTDKENNVVSKFPVSAKRSLPFSGVEVTGEDSDPSKPSHECSNPNPVSISDKESSDCKLAPESGDKPLPYPTDDALTKDQVEHPLKPEVGKDSPEFDGDKESIHVACTVCVNVIDVKTEPLNDEVIVEAFERGGDDAYEIEKEESVPDIKCGIESATSPKSTKKRACYEPAPDSIGRRLRMRRTGPKLASASHTEDAATTADVGGIASRLRKRCRV is encoded by the exons ATGGTAGCTCTGAGAAGTTCGCCTCTGGAAATCGTTGAAATTCCCGAATCCGAACGGATGGAGCAATGTGAAACCGTGGAAGAAGACGATGCGTGTGGCAGCGAGATTTCTGATTATGAGCTGTGCAGAGAGGAACGAATTAGAGAGAATCGGGAGAGGATGCAGAAGCTCGgcattttttctctctctcagaAGCTCAATTCCCCCAAATCCACTCCCGTCAGAGCCTACCGTAAGGCTCCGCCCCTTCACTCTCCGCCATCTGCCGGCCCTACCCGCCGCTCCTCCAG GCTGCAAAGCTCTACGCCAGTTAGTTACTGCGAATTACGCgtagagaaaaaagaaaaaccgTATGATATTTTGAGAGGGGAGGGTTCGACGCCTGAAGTTTACACTGAGGAACATGACAAAATGCTGGGAAGCGCTGAAATGAGCTGGACTCTTTCTGTTGATGGATATGGAAAAGATGGCAAGCGAATTTATGATCCCTTAAAGGGGAAAAGTTGCCATCAATGCAG GCAAAAAACTCTTGGTCAGCGTACACATTGCAGCAACTGCAACATGATCCAGGGGCAGTTCTGTGGAGATTGCTTGTACATGAG GTATGGCGAGAATGTGCTTGAAGCAAATGCAAATCCTGACTGGATTTGCCCTGTTTGTCGTGGAATTTGCAACTGCAGTTTGTGCAGGCATGCGAAAGGGTGGCCTCCTACGGGGATACTTTACAAGAAG gTTTTAAATCTTGGCTACAAGTCAGTGGCACATTATCTCATCCAAACACGGCGGGCACAAACCGATAAAGAGAACAATGTCGTTAGCAAGTTCCCAGTTTCTGCTAAGAGATCGCTGCCTTTTTCGGGCGTTGAAGTAACTGGTGAAGACAGTGATCCTTCTAAACCTAGCCATGAATGTTCAAACCCTAATCCCGTATCCATATCTGATAAAGAATCTAGTGATTGTAAATTGGCTCCTGAAAGCGGAGACAAGCCTTTGCCATATCCTACTGATGATGCTTTAACGAAGGATCAAGTTGAACATCCATTAAAGCCCGAAGTTGGAAAAGATTCTCCTGAATTTGATGGTGATAAAGAAAGTATACATGTGGCTTGTACAGTATGTGTAAATGTTATAGATGTGAAAACTGAGCCACTGAATGATGAGGTAATAGTTGAAGCTTTTGAAAGAGGAGGTGATGATGCCTATGAGATTGAGAAAGAGGAGTCTGTTCCAGATATCAAGTGTGGCATTGAATCTGCGACGAGTCCAAAATCTACGAAGAAACGAGCGTGCTATGAACCAGCACCCGATAGTATTGGCAGGAGGTTGAGAATGAGGCGCACAGGACCAAAATTGGCAAGTGCAAGCCACACTGAAGATGCAGCCACAACAGCAGATGTGGGAGGTATTGCTAGTAGATTGAGAAAACGTTGCAGAGTGTAG